The Euryarchaeota archaeon genome includes a region encoding these proteins:
- a CDS encoding exo-alpha-sialidase: MALPQAFMVETMTRPGLLALLAFGVLSAGCVSLPQGPGAPDGDSPDVPRVDVGDVLSFLPPVDLQGIGYEPGIAADSKGNLFYTAHKDLERPDSWPYPGSWFAVSRDQGKTWVEPDSPGAAHTLYVGDEGDIAIDGRDWIYFEDTYLADGHFHVWSDGGRKWEYSLPAHRSSQADDRPWLFAQGNGIVHYLGNNGASVPGERYIYYRSADGGLTWTPGTGLPSIGWAHGEAERNGDYAYMAQYSTAGAGAATDVIMLVSADQGATWGKPSTAAHYDSVLRYPIVAVGGDRAAYVMAEVGDGDSVEKGTRVSVSKSSDHGATWTTTDVSPFTGYLDYFTGSAGPDGSLGLAFYGTKDLPVSDKSEWRLYAGVVRPGADVSSVDFTLATPGVLYAGRDLQALHDFFEVAMTPDGAMNIAYQRNTKATDAQASQAGDMRHLMFVRSA, from the coding sequence ATGGCCTTGCCGCAAGCTTTCATGGTCGAGACGATGACAAGACCGGGACTCCTCGCACTTCTTGCCTTTGGAGTCCTTTCCGCCGGGTGCGTCTCCCTGCCGCAAGGACCAGGCGCACCGGACGGCGACTCGCCGGATGTGCCTCGCGTCGATGTCGGCGACGTATTGTCCTTCCTTCCGCCCGTCGACCTCCAAGGCATCGGTTACGAACCCGGGATCGCCGCCGATTCCAAGGGCAACCTTTTCTACACCGCCCACAAAGACCTCGAACGGCCCGATAGTTGGCCCTACCCGGGCTCCTGGTTCGCCGTGAGCCGCGACCAGGGAAAGACCTGGGTGGAACCCGATTCACCGGGGGCGGCCCACACGCTCTACGTGGGCGACGAGGGCGACATCGCGATAGACGGGCGGGATTGGATCTACTTCGAAGACACGTATCTTGCCGACGGGCACTTCCACGTATGGAGCGACGGCGGGCGTAAATGGGAATACAGCCTCCCGGCCCACCGTTCGAGCCAAGCGGACGACCGACCGTGGCTTTTCGCGCAAGGAAACGGAATCGTCCATTATCTCGGGAACAACGGTGCGAGTGTGCCGGGCGAACGCTACATCTACTATCGTTCAGCGGACGGCGGACTCACGTGGACGCCCGGGACGGGGCTTCCCTCCATCGGTTGGGCGCACGGCGAAGCGGAACGGAACGGCGATTACGCGTACATGGCGCAATACTCGACGGCGGGTGCTGGCGCCGCGACCGACGTCATCATGCTCGTGAGCGCCGACCAGGGCGCAACGTGGGGGAAACCCTCGACCGCCGCCCACTATGACAGCGTGCTGCGCTACCCCATAGTCGCGGTCGGAGGCGACAGAGCCGCGTACGTGATGGCCGAGGTCGGCGACGGCGACTCGGTGGAGAAAGGCACGCGCGTCTCGGTGTCGAAGTCAAGCGACCATGGGGCGACATGGACGACGACCGATGTCTCACCCTTCACCGGTTACCTCGACTACTTCACGGGAAGCGCCGGGCCTGACGGTTCATTGGGGCTCGCCTTCTATGGAACGAAGGACCTTCCCGTGAGCGACAAGAGCGAGTGGCGCCTCTACGCGGGCGTGGTAAGGCCTGGTGCCGACGTGTCCTCCGTAGATTTCACGCTAGCGACGCCCGGTGTCCTCTACGCGGGGAGAGACTTGCAGGCCCTTCATGACTTCTTCGAGGTCGCAATGACGCCGGACGGTGCGATGAACATCGCATATCAGAGGAACACGAAGGCGACGGACGCCCAGGCATCGCAGGCCGGCGACATGAGGCACCTGATGTTCGTGAGAAGCGCCTGA
- the purQ gene encoding phosphoribosylformylglycinamidine synthase subunit PurQ, whose product MRRKDVKVAILRMEGTNSEDETFAAFEDLGASPEFVHLNQLTSKRLRDEDMRRLADYHALFVPGGFSAGDYIRAGAIFAARMRSALGADIERFVADGKPIGGVCNGFQVLVELGLLPAIESHFAPVPEAVLHINDSAHYECRPVLLKHESRGTCAFTRGIKRGKVLKIISAHGEGKLLMPREKTARLLRSLADHDQIVFRYVDEDGRYAGYPWNPNGAPMNIAGLSNREGNVFGMMPHPERSFYKWMDPNWTRTGKAEGPGDGQAVFESVLRYAEKNL is encoded by the coding sequence GTGAGGCGAAAGGACGTCAAGGTGGCGATCCTTCGAATGGAGGGGACGAACAGCGAGGACGAGACCTTCGCCGCGTTCGAGGACCTTGGCGCCTCCCCCGAGTTCGTGCATCTCAATCAACTCACCTCGAAGCGCCTTCGGGACGAGGATATGCGAAGACTCGCCGACTACCATGCATTGTTCGTCCCGGGCGGCTTTTCCGCCGGCGACTACATACGCGCGGGAGCCATCTTCGCGGCAAGGATGCGTAGCGCCCTGGGGGCCGACATCGAGCGGTTCGTGGCCGACGGCAAACCCATCGGTGGCGTCTGTAACGGATTCCAGGTACTCGTCGAATTGGGCCTCCTGCCGGCCATCGAGTCGCATTTCGCCCCCGTTCCCGAGGCGGTCCTCCACATCAACGATTCGGCGCACTACGAGTGCAGGCCTGTCCTTTTGAAGCATGAATCCCGCGGGACGTGCGCGTTCACGCGAGGCATCAAACGGGGAAAGGTCCTGAAGATCATCTCGGCGCATGGCGAGGGAAAGCTCCTCATGCCGCGCGAGAAAACCGCGAGATTGCTGCGGTCCCTGGCGGATCATGACCAGATCGTCTTTCGCTACGTCGATGAGGACGGCAGGTATGCCGGCTACCCGTGGAATCCCAACGGGGCGCCGATGAACATCGCCGGCCTCTCTAACCGCGAAGGCAACGTCTTCGGGATGATGCCGCACCCGGAGCGCTCGTTCTACAAGTGGATGGACCCCAATTGGACGAGGACCGGGAAGGCAGAGGGCCCGGGCGACGGGCAGGCCGTGTTCGAGTCGGTGCTCCGCTACGCGGAAAAGAACCTTTAA
- the purL gene encoding phosphoribosylformylglycinamidine synthase subunit PurL, which translates to MPAPRAIIAEPAVYEIAIRDATDAELADISKKTFIGLSKDEMLQVQRHFKAAGREPTDIELEALGQAWSEHCCYKSSRSVLKRHVYGIHEEKIIAREDAGVLPFDKDWAYAVKMESHNHPSAIEPYGGASTGVGGILRDITCMGAQPIALVDPLFFGPPDIAFEKLPKGVKHPRYLFGGVVGGIRDYGNRVGIPTVAGSVYFHEGYLTNCLVNAGCIGILRRKKLVHSWVKAVGDNYVLIGGRTGRDGIHGVTFASADLHEESESESRGAVQLGDPITKEPVIHVCLEATERGLLQGMKDLGGGGLSCVAGEMARDAGLGAAIELDKVLLKEADMRPWEVWVSESQERMMLVVTDRDLPEVLAICEKWDVEASVVGKVIPEKRVRVTWRGAKIFDMDSEFLYEGPVYERPIRAPARPEIESPPKARPDYSSVLLKLLAAPNIASREAVVRMYDHEVRAATTIKPLQGKMGSYTHGDATVLKPLRKSWRGLALTTDVNPAVCKVDPYWGAAGACDEVARNLASVGARLDSLIDCLNFGNPELPERMWEINESAKGLGDFARSFGVPLASGNVSLYNEGPLGPIPPTPSMLGAGIVRDIRKCVTSDLKKSGSPLFLVGVTKNEMGGSEYHRLAGGASSTAPRVDFDLSRRASEAVVTAIEKRLVRAAHDVSLGGIAVTLAEMGFGGDLGAKVALDGDLSPDVALFSESNTRWVLEARSLKDLETHFKKAKVPVSRIGATGGKTLQFKVAGKKRASVSLADARSKWEKGLVKAVGW; encoded by the coding sequence ATGCCCGCTCCGCGGGCCATAATCGCCGAGCCCGCCGTCTACGAGATAGCGATCCGGGACGCAACGGACGCGGAGTTGGCCGACATCTCCAAGAAGACTTTCATCGGCCTCTCAAAGGACGAGATGTTGCAAGTCCAAAGGCACTTCAAGGCCGCGGGGCGCGAACCGACAGACATCGAGCTCGAAGCGCTCGGGCAGGCGTGGTCGGAGCACTGCTGCTACAAGAGTTCGAGGTCTGTCCTGAAGCGCCACGTCTACGGGATACACGAGGAGAAGATAATAGCGCGTGAGGACGCCGGCGTCCTCCCGTTCGACAAGGATTGGGCCTACGCCGTCAAGATGGAAAGCCACAACCACCCGTCGGCGATCGAGCCGTACGGTGGTGCCTCGACCGGCGTCGGGGGGATCCTTCGCGACATAACCTGCATGGGGGCGCAACCCATAGCACTGGTCGACCCCCTGTTCTTCGGACCGCCGGACATCGCCTTCGAGAAGCTTCCGAAGGGCGTGAAACACCCGCGCTACCTCTTCGGCGGGGTCGTCGGCGGGATCCGTGACTACGGGAACCGTGTCGGTATACCGACCGTCGCGGGGTCCGTTTATTTCCACGAAGGCTACCTCACCAACTGCCTTGTGAACGCCGGCTGCATCGGCATCCTTCGACGCAAGAAGTTGGTCCACTCATGGGTCAAGGCCGTGGGGGACAACTACGTCCTCATCGGGGGGCGCACGGGCCGCGACGGGATACACGGCGTCACCTTCGCAAGCGCCGACCTCCACGAGGAATCCGAATCGGAATCGCGCGGCGCCGTACAGCTAGGAGACCCAATAACGAAGGAACCGGTCATCCACGTGTGCCTCGAGGCGACGGAACGCGGCCTCCTCCAAGGCATGAAGGACCTCGGCGGCGGAGGCCTTTCCTGTGTCGCCGGGGAGATGGCGCGCGATGCCGGCCTCGGCGCAGCCATCGAACTCGACAAGGTGCTCCTCAAGGAGGCGGACATGCGTCCTTGGGAAGTGTGGGTCTCCGAAAGCCAAGAGCGGATGATGCTTGTCGTCACCGACCGCGACCTCCCTGAGGTCTTGGCGATATGCGAGAAGTGGGACGTGGAGGCGTCGGTCGTCGGCAAGGTGATCCCGGAAAAACGGGTGCGCGTCACATGGCGCGGAGCGAAGATCTTCGACATGGACTCAGAGTTCCTTTACGAAGGGCCGGTGTATGAACGCCCGATACGGGCCCCGGCGCGCCCGGAGATCGAAAGCCCTCCAAAAGCGAGGCCCGACTACTCTTCCGTCTTGCTCAAGCTCCTCGCTGCCCCGAACATCGCATCGCGCGAGGCAGTGGTCCGGATGTACGACCACGAGGTCCGCGCCGCGACCACGATCAAGCCGCTCCAGGGGAAGATGGGAAGCTACACGCATGGGGATGCGACGGTGCTGAAGCCCCTTCGGAAGTCTTGGAGGGGACTCGCGCTCACGACCGACGTGAACCCGGCCGTGTGCAAGGTCGACCCCTATTGGGGCGCCGCCGGTGCCTGCGACGAGGTCGCGCGGAACCTTGCGAGCGTCGGAGCGCGCCTCGACAGCCTCATCGATTGCCTCAACTTCGGGAACCCCGAGCTGCCCGAGCGGATGTGGGAGATCAACGAATCCGCGAAGGGCCTTGGCGACTTCGCGAGAAGCTTCGGCGTGCCGCTTGCGTCCGGGAACGTCTCGCTTTACAACGAGGGCCCCCTGGGCCCTATCCCGCCGACGCCTTCGATGCTCGGCGCAGGGATCGTCCGCGACATCCGAAAGTGCGTGACGAGCGACTTGAAGAAGAGCGGTTCGCCGCTGTTTCTCGTGGGGGTCACCAAGAACGAGATGGGCGGGTCGGAGTACCACCGCCTCGCCGGGGGCGCGTCGAGCACCGCGCCCCGAGTCGACTTCGACCTGTCAAGGAGGGCGAGCGAGGCCGTGGTCACCGCCATCGAGAAGCGCCTCGTCAGGGCAGCGCACGATGTGAGCCTCGGCGGCATCGCCGTGACGCTTGCCGAGATGGGCTTCGGCGGCGACCTCGGAGCGAAGGTCGCACTCGACGGCGATCTTTCGCCCGACGTGGCGCTCTTTTCGGAATCCAACACGCGTTGGGTCCTTGAGGCCCGATCCCTAAAGGACCTTGAGACGCACTTCAAGAAAGCGAAGGTCCCCGTCTCCCGGATCGGGGCGACCGGGGGAAAGACCCTCCAGTTCAAGGTCGCCGGAAAGAAGCGGGCGAGTGTAAGCCTTGCCGACGCCCGCTCGAAGTGGGAGAAGGGTCTTGTGAAGGCGGTGGGCTGGTGA
- the purS gene encoding phosphoribosylformylglycinamidine synthase subunit PurS codes for MYRAVVRVGLKKGVTDPEGKNTKKALELLGFPGLKAVRAEKLYAIELDAPDEAAAKQSADEMCRKLLTNPVIHNYTITIERVP; via the coding sequence ATGTACAGAGCCGTAGTGCGCGTTGGACTGAAGAAAGGCGTGACTGATCCCGAGGGCAAGAACACCAAGAAAGCGCTGGAACTGCTCGGGTTTCCGGGACTCAAGGCGGTGAGGGCGGAGAAACTCTACGCGATCGAGTTGGACGCGCCCGACGAGGCGGCTGCGAAGCAGTCCGCGGACGAGATGTGCCGCAAACTGCTCACAAACCCCGTCATCCACAATTACACGATCACCATCGAGCGGGTGCCGTGA
- a CDS encoding tryptophan--tRNA ligase, whose protein sequence is MRIDPWSSTQFADYARLRDEFGISAFDYAERLERLAKDRGLPSPPPIITRNIIFGHRGFDSVFRAIEREEPWAVLTGLMPSGPMHFGHKMVIDQVMYYQSLGADVFITVADIEAYSTRGLSLEETERLALKEYIENYAGLGLKPEVQVDGRKATCQIYFQSKRAAVKDLAWKLGKNVNWSTMEAIYGFTGETNLGHVQSPLVQVGDILHVQLPEYGGPRPVVVPVGVDQDPHIRLTRDLASSVRFFKIGVKDKGGFVSLASAQNAAAVDSIFKMIPGGPGQGERRAMHRAEGASGDDARVKKVETILEHVRKEAILPLGFDEKHVKVNAAYGLIELPSHRPGQSIELDAALSKLEVTLGGYGFIPPASTYHSFMSGLTGGKMSSSKPETHMALREAALSGEKKIKGAKTGGRETAEIQRRLGGEAERCVIYEMYLFHLSPDDSDLKEKWDMCKTGKRLCGECKGIAATRTVEFLSRQASAVKESEGAVARMVKSD, encoded by the coding sequence ATGCGCATCGACCCGTGGTCAAGCACCCAGTTCGCCGATTATGCACGCCTACGCGACGAGTTCGGGATATCCGCGTTCGACTACGCCGAGCGCCTCGAACGGCTCGCAAAGGATCGAGGATTGCCGTCTCCGCCTCCCATCATCACGCGCAACATCATCTTCGGCCACCGCGGGTTCGATAGCGTGTTTCGCGCGATAGAACGCGAAGAGCCTTGGGCCGTCTTGACCGGCCTCATGCCTTCGGGCCCGATGCATTTCGGGCACAAGATGGTCATCGACCAGGTGATGTACTACCAGAGCCTGGGCGCGGACGTCTTCATAACGGTCGCCGACATCGAGGCATATTCGACGCGCGGGCTTTCGCTTGAAGAGACTGAACGGCTCGCCCTGAAGGAGTACATCGAGAACTATGCAGGACTCGGCTTGAAGCCCGAGGTCCAAGTCGATGGACGCAAGGCCACCTGCCAGATCTATTTCCAGAGCAAACGCGCGGCGGTAAAAGACCTCGCGTGGAAGCTCGGCAAGAACGTGAACTGGAGCACGATGGAGGCCATCTACGGCTTCACGGGTGAGACCAACCTCGGTCACGTACAGAGCCCCCTCGTCCAAGTGGGCGACATCCTCCACGTCCAATTGCCCGAGTACGGCGGCCCGCGGCCCGTGGTCGTCCCGGTGGGCGTGGATCAGGACCCGCACATACGGCTCACGCGGGACCTCGCCTCATCGGTGCGGTTCTTCAAGATCGGCGTGAAGGACAAAGGCGGTTTCGTGTCGCTTGCGAGCGCACAGAACGCGGCGGCGGTGGATTCGATCTTCAAGATGATCCCGGGTGGGCCCGGCCAAGGGGAACGAAGGGCCATGCACCGCGCGGAAGGTGCTAGCGGTGACGACGCGCGTGTCAAGAAAGTGGAGACGATCTTGGAGCACGTCCGCAAGGAGGCCATACTTCCTCTCGGGTTCGACGAGAAGCACGTGAAGGTGAACGCGGCCTACGGTCTAATCGAGCTTCCAAGCCACCGACCGGGCCAATCCATCGAACTCGACGCGGCACTCTCCAAGCTCGAGGTCACGTTGGGCGGCTACGGCTTCATCCCGCCCGCATCGACTTACCACTCGTTCATGTCGGGCCTCACAGGGGGCAAGATGTCCTCCTCGAAGCCAGAGACCCACATGGCGCTACGCGAGGCCGCCTTGTCGGGCGAGAAAAAGATCAAGGGCGCAAAGACGGGCGGGCGTGAGACGGCGGAGATCCAGCGCAGACTCGGCGGCGAGGCCGAAAGATGCGTCATCTACGAGATGTACCTCTTCCACCTCTCGCCGGACGATTCTGACCTCAAGGAAAAATGGGACATGTGCAAGACCGGAAAGAGGCTCTGCGGCGAGTGCAAAGGGATAGCGGCGACGCGCACCGTCGAGTTCCTTTCCCGGCAGGCCTCGGCCGTGAAGGAGAGCGAAGGCGCGGTCGCACGGATGGTGAAGTCGGATTGA
- a CDS encoding phenylalanine--tRNA ligase subunit alpha, whose amino-acid sequence MELSNQEKRVLVALHKLGPTSPQELLKVSGLTELVEVMNGASWLRAKGLLKWDEKFNVSYRLTDEGRELVNRLPERRLFRLLEKNGGTVLLKAVAILTLNDGPDRKILPEEIPIAVGWLKRKGLAEITKDGVETMVRTRPGAEIIITPDEKVMTMLAAAPEGVPESDLDSRGVNLLLGRQNILKKKEETAWRFELTDKGRAMVEAGIDLQETVSQITPELIQSGAWKTASIRAYDVASFAPPVYGGKTHPMRRIVDDIRRIFLSMGFTEIGGPFVRSCFWDMDVLFVPQDHPAREMQDTFYLSNPAKSAIKDRKLLDRVKGVHESGKGVDSTGWGYKWSEAEGSRMILRTHTTVDTISHLAKHNEPPVKAFAIGRVFRKEAMDATHLPEFHQVEGIVMEEGANLRELIGLLREFFQNQMGFEEVRVRPGYFPYTEPSLEVDVRFRGKWLELGGAGIFRPEVTRPIGCKAPVLAWGLGLERLAMLKLGLTDIRDLYLPDIDWLRNAPVEKTQ is encoded by the coding sequence ATTGAACTCTCGAACCAGGAGAAGCGGGTCTTGGTCGCTCTTCACAAGCTGGGCCCCACGAGTCCACAGGAGCTCCTCAAAGTCTCAGGCCTCACCGAACTCGTCGAGGTCATGAACGGCGCTTCGTGGCTTCGCGCGAAGGGGCTTCTCAAATGGGACGAGAAGTTCAACGTCTCCTACAGATTGACAGATGAAGGCCGCGAACTGGTGAACCGGCTTCCGGAGCGGCGGCTGTTCCGGCTCCTGGAAAAAAACGGGGGCACCGTCCTCCTCAAGGCCGTGGCGATTCTCACGTTGAATGACGGGCCGGATCGAAAAATATTGCCGGAAGAGATTCCGATCGCGGTCGGTTGGCTAAAACGGAAAGGTCTTGCGGAAATCACCAAAGACGGCGTCGAGACCATGGTTCGCACGCGTCCCGGAGCCGAGATCATTATTACGCCCGATGAGAAGGTGATGACGATGCTTGCCGCCGCGCCCGAGGGCGTCCCGGAGTCAGATCTCGATTCTCGAGGGGTGAATCTTCTTCTCGGCCGCCAGAACATCCTCAAGAAGAAAGAGGAGACGGCTTGGCGCTTCGAGCTCACCGATAAGGGCCGCGCTATGGTGGAGGCCGGCATCGACCTACAGGAGACAGTGAGCCAGATCACGCCCGAACTCATCCAGAGCGGCGCTTGGAAGACCGCGAGCATCCGTGCTTACGACGTCGCCTCCTTCGCGCCACCGGTGTACGGCGGCAAGACCCATCCGATGAGACGCATCGTGGACGACATTCGCCGCATCTTCCTCTCGATGGGCTTTACGGAGATCGGCGGGCCATTCGTGCGGTCCTGCTTTTGGGACATGGATGTCCTCTTTGTGCCGCAAGACCACCCGGCGCGCGAGATGCAGGACACGTTCTACCTTTCAAACCCCGCGAAAAGCGCCATCAAGGACCGCAAGCTCCTCGACCGCGTGAAAGGCGTCCACGAGAGCGGCAAGGGCGTCGACTCGACGGGTTGGGGCTACAAGTGGAGCGAGGCCGAGGGCTCGCGCATGATCCTCCGGACCCACACGACGGTGGACACGATCAGCCACCTTGCAAAACACAATGAACCGCCCGTGAAGGCGTTCGCGATCGGGCGCGTTTTCAGGAAGGAAGCCATGGACGCAACGCACCTTCCAGAGTTCCACCAAGTGGAGGGCATCGTCATGGAGGAGGGCGCGAACCTTCGCGAACTCATTGGACTCTTACGCGAGTTCTTCCAAAACCAAATGGGGTTCGAAGAGGTGCGCGTGCGGCCCGGTTATTTCCCGTACACCGAGCCGAGCCTCGAAGTGGATGTCCGATTCCGTGGAAAATGGCTTGAGCTCGGCGGGGCCGGGATATTCCGCCCGGAGGTCACGAGGCCGATCGGGTGCAAGGCGCCCGTACTCGCGTGGGGCCTTGGGCTTGAGCGTCTCGCCATGTTGAAACTCGGCCTCACCGATATCCGCGACCTCTATCTTCCGGATATCGACTGGTTGCGTAACGCGCCCGTCGAGAAGACGCAATAG
- a CDS encoding DUF5611 family protein, producing the protein MREYELKRGQSKKIEGEQLSSLMTEVFGACEKRGDAYVTKYGALSSISVQMKDAKTLVVDTVSDKSASTEVAGETIKRFNTFLERVTGFTTKQRAKRAQEALKKAAGVPGEKP; encoded by the coding sequence ATGAGGGAGTATGAACTGAAGCGGGGCCAGTCGAAGAAGATCGAAGGCGAGCAGTTGTCCTCACTCATGACGGAGGTCTTCGGGGCGTGCGAAAAACGGGGGGACGCCTACGTGACGAAATACGGCGCTCTATCGAGCATAAGCGTACAGATGAAAGACGCGAAGACATTGGTCGTCGACACGGTGAGCGACAAGAGCGCCTCCACCGAGGTCGCCGGCGAGACGATCAAGAGATTCAACACGTTCCTCGAACGCGTCACGGGATTCACGACGAAGCAGAGGGCGAAGCGGGCGCAAGAGGCATTGAAGAAGGCCGCCGGCGTGCCGGGCGAGAAGCCTTGA
- a CDS encoding NUDIX domain-containing protein codes for MARHRDRGWELPGGRLRAGEDAVIGALREFEEEIGHSLHEATLALTQKRPNGICHVVTGLMGPPIPGYARSAHEKIAEWRFVTRLGDLSPLAFPEDPYAEIEAVLGARLL; via the coding sequence ATGGCGCGCCATCGCGATCGCGGCTGGGAACTGCCCGGCGGTCGATTGCGCGCGGGCGAGGACGCCGTTATTGGAGCGCTACGCGAATTCGAGGAGGAGATCGGCCACTCGCTCCACGAGGCAACGCTTGCCCTGACGCAGAAACGACCGAACGGGATCTGCCACGTCGTCACCGGCCTCATGGGACCGCCGATCCCCGGTTACGCGCGCTCGGCGCATGAGAAAATCGCCGAATGGCGGTTCGTTACGCGACTCGGGGACTTGTCGCCGCTGGCGTTTCCGGAGGACCCGTACGCGGAGATCGAGGCGGTATTAGGCGCGCGGTTGCTCTAG
- a CDS encoding Zn-ribbon domain-containing OB-fold protein: protein MQAPRFWRALNQRYNLIGVRCERCGDAIFPARSLCPKCRHLSVGKLKEEQFAGDGEVVSFTTVHTAPAGFELQTPYVLAIVKLTEGPKLTTQIVDCKPDDVKIGMKVHKVFRRVAEDGEAGVIHYGYKFSPVRNVYRE, encoded by the coding sequence ATGCAGGCCCCGCGTTTTTGGAGGGCGTTGAACCAGCGTTACAACCTCATCGGGGTGCGCTGCGAGCGGTGCGGCGACGCGATCTTCCCCGCGCGATCCTTGTGTCCTAAGTGCAGGCACCTCTCGGTCGGCAAGCTCAAGGAGGAGCAGTTCGCAGGCGACGGGGAGGTGGTCTCCTTCACCACCGTCCACACTGCGCCGGCGGGCTTCGAGCTCCAAACGCCGTACGTGCTTGCCATCGTGAAACTCACCGAAGGGCCGAAGCTCACGACACAGATCGTGGACTGCAAACCAGACGACGTCAAGATCGGGATGAAGGTGCACAAGGTCTTCAGGCGTGTTGCGGAAGACGGTGAAGCGGGCGTCATCCATTACGGGTACAAGTTCAGCCCCGTGAGGAATGTGTACCGCGAGTAG
- a CDS encoding thiolase domain-containing protein: MRDVAVIGVAQTRFGELWEKSFRQLVTEAGLKAAQDAKIAGDDIEAVYVGSMSAGRLIGQEHVGPLVVDEAGLSRNNIPATRIEAADASGGAALRCGYLAIASGAHDVVVVGGVEKMTDVIDAQATDTMATAADQEWEAFFGATFTSLYAMMAKAHMHEYGTTREQLAAVAVKNHQHGALNPNAAYPFEITKEAVMKSTMIADPLRLLDCSANGDGAAAVILATKEKAAQYGAKPVFIRASSQASDFLALHDRRSLSELAATKVAGARAFKQAGLRPEDIDVAEVHDSYTIGEVMAIEDLGFFKKGEGGMAAEKGLTHIKGQLPVNPGGGLKARGHPVGATGVAQAVELVQQLRGTADKRQVKDAKVGLAHNVGGSGGTAVVHILERGF, translated from the coding sequence GTGCGTGACGTCGCCGTCATCGGTGTAGCGCAGACGCGTTTTGGCGAGCTTTGGGAGAAATCGTTCCGCCAACTCGTGACAGAGGCGGGACTCAAGGCCGCGCAGGACGCGAAGATCGCGGGCGACGACATCGAGGCCGTCTACGTGGGCTCGATGTCCGCAGGGCGTCTCATCGGCCAGGAGCACGTGGGGCCACTCGTCGTCGACGAGGCGGGTCTTTCAAGGAACAACATACCGGCGACGCGCATCGAGGCCGCCGACGCCTCGGGCGGGGCGGCGCTACGCTGCGGGTACCTCGCGATCGCGAGCGGAGCGCACGATGTGGTGGTCGTCGGCGGCGTGGAGAAGATGACCGACGTAATCGACGCCCAGGCGACCGACACGATGGCGACGGCGGCCGACCAGGAATGGGAGGCGTTCTTCGGTGCCACGTTCACGTCGCTTTACGCCATGATGGCCAAAGCGCACATGCATGAGTACGGGACGACGCGCGAGCAACTCGCGGCCGTGGCCGTGAAGAACCATCAGCACGGAGCTTTGAACCCGAACGCGGCGTACCCGTTCGAGATAACGAAGGAAGCGGTGATGAAGTCCACCATGATCGCCGACCCGTTGCGGCTTCTTGACTGTTCGGCAAACGGCGACGGAGCGGCAGCGGTCATCCTCGCAACCAAGGAGAAGGCGGCGCAGTACGGGGCGAAACCGGTCTTCATCCGGGCCTCATCGCAGGCGTCGGATTTCCTGGCGCTTCACGACCGCCGCAGCCTCAGCGAACTAGCGGCGACCAAGGTCGCTGGTGCGAGGGCCTTCAAGCAAGCGGGCCTAAGACCGGAGGACATCGACGTGGCCGAGGTGCACGACTCGTACACGATCGGCGAGGTCATGGCCATCGAGGACCTTGGCTTCTTCAAGAAAGGAGAAGGCGGCATGGCCGCGGAGAAGGGACTCACGCACATCAAGGGCCAACTCCCGGTGAACCCTGGAGGCGGGCTCAAAGCACGCGGCCATCCAGTGGGGGCGACGGGTGTCGCTCAGGCGGTCGAACTGGTGCAACAACTGCGCGGGACCGCGGACAAGCGGCAGGTGAAAGACGCGAAAGTGGGCCTCGCGCATAACGTCGGCGGCTCCGGCGGGACGGCCGTCGTCCACATCCTGGAGCGTGGGTTCTAG